In Betaproteobacteria bacterium, the following proteins share a genomic window:
- a CDS encoding MFS transporter, which yields MASHDYSAVLRDRNLAVILILGFSSGLPLALTGGTLQAWMTVEGVDLSTIGFFTLVGLPYTWKFLWAPMMDRFVPPFLGRRRGWLLVTQFALAGGIAAMAFASPTGNLAWLAALAVLVAFTSASQDIVFDAYRTDVAKPEQRGLAAAFTVVGYRVAMLTSGAAALVLVGGSGFIPALGWKNTYLVMAALMAVGAVATLWGPEPETVAPPPRTLDEAVWAPLREFFSRPGAWVLLALIVLYKLGDAFAGSLTTAFLLRGAGFSLDDVGYVNKGMGLAATIFGALFGGALMVRLGLYRALMVFGILQAVSNLGFMALASAGKSWPLMIFAVGFENLCGGMGTAAFVALLMALCDHRFTATQYALLSALAAFGRVYVGPAAGYATDPKFLGLSWTAFFFLTFIVALPGLLLLWWKRESLRALE from the coding sequence TTGGCGTCCCACGACTACTCTGCCGTCTTGCGCGACCGCAACCTCGCGGTCATCCTGATCCTCGGTTTCTCCTCGGGCCTGCCGCTGGCGCTCACCGGCGGCACGCTGCAGGCGTGGATGACCGTGGAGGGCGTGGACCTCTCCACCATCGGCTTCTTCACGCTCGTCGGGCTGCCGTACACCTGGAAGTTCCTGTGGGCACCGATGATGGATCGCTTTGTGCCCCCGTTCCTCGGGCGCCGGCGCGGGTGGCTGCTCGTCACCCAGTTCGCGCTCGCCGGAGGTATCGCGGCCATGGCCTTCGCGTCACCCACGGGCAACCTGGCCTGGCTCGCGGCGCTGGCCGTCCTCGTGGCTTTCACCTCCGCCTCGCAGGATATCGTTTTCGACGCCTACCGGACCGATGTCGCGAAGCCCGAGCAGCGCGGCCTTGCCGCGGCATTCACCGTCGTGGGCTACCGTGTGGCGATGCTCACCTCGGGTGCCGCAGCGCTCGTGCTCGTGGGCGGGTCGGGGTTCATTCCGGCGCTGGGCTGGAAGAACACCTATCTCGTCATGGCGGCGTTGATGGCCGTGGGAGCCGTTGCGACGCTATGGGGGCCGGAGCCGGAGACGGTTGCGCCGCCGCCGCGCACGCTCGATGAGGCGGTGTGGGCGCCTCTCAGGGAATTCTTTTCGCGGCCCGGCGCATGGGTGCTGCTGGCGCTCATCGTCCTCTACAAGCTGGGGGATGCCTTTGCGGGCTCGCTCACGACGGCATTCCTGCTGCGCGGCGCGGGTTTCTCGCTGGACGATGTGGGCTACGTGAACAAGGGCATGGGGCTCGCGGCGACGATCTTCGGCGCGCTGTTCGGCGGCGCGCTGATGGTGCGCCTGGGCCTGTACCGCGCGCTCATGGTCTTCGGCATCCTTCAGGCTGTCTCGAACCTGGGCTTCATGGCGCTCGCAAGTGCCGGGAAGAGCTGGCCCCTGATGATCTTCGCCGTCGGCTTCGAGAACCTCTGCGGCGGAATGGGCACGGCGGCCTTCGTGGCCCTCCTCATGGCGCTGTGCGATCACCGTTTCACCGCTACCCAGTACGCGCTCCTGTCGGCGCTGGCTGCCTTCGGCCGCGTCTACGTGGGACCCGCCGCCGGCTATGCCACGGACCCGAAGTTCCTCGGCCTGTCGTGGACCGCGTTCTTCTTCCTCACCTTCATCGTCGCGCTGCCGGGCCTGCTGCTCCTTTGGTGGAAGCGCGAGTCGCTGCGGGCCCTCGAATGA
- the metW gene encoding methionine biosynthesis protein MetW, whose product MTPRFEFDLIASWIPEGARVLDLGCGDGELLAGLEATRGVKGYGVEIDPDRVLAAVAHGVDVIQMDLESGLSAFEDDAFDFVILSQTLQAMRRSDLILREMLRVGHEGIVTFPNFGFWKHRLAILRGHMPVSESLPYEWFDTPNIHLCTVKDFEDLCVKVGAQILDERVLHEGKIVETLPNLLGSLGVFRFRRRG is encoded by the coding sequence ATGACGCCGCGCTTCGAATTCGACCTCATCGCTTCCTGGATTCCGGAGGGCGCGCGCGTGCTGGACCTGGGCTGCGGCGACGGCGAGCTGCTCGCGGGGCTGGAAGCCACGCGGGGCGTGAAGGGCTATGGCGTGGAGATCGATCCCGATCGCGTGCTCGCGGCGGTGGCGCACGGAGTCGACGTGATCCAGATGGACCTGGAGAGCGGGCTTTCCGCCTTCGAGGACGACGCCTTCGACTTCGTGATCCTGTCGCAGACGCTGCAGGCGATGCGCCGCTCGGACCTCATCCTTCGCGAGATGCTGCGCGTGGGCCACGAGGGCATCGTCACCTTCCCGAACTTCGGCTTCTGGAAGCACCGCCTCGCCATCCTGCGCGGCCACATGCCGGTGTCGGAGTCGCTCCCCTACGAGTGGTTCGACACGCCCAACATCCACCTTTGCACGGTAAAGGACTTCGAGGACCTGTGCGTGAAGGTGGGCGCGCAGATCCTCGACGAGCGCGTGCTGCACGAGGGAAAGATCGTCGAGACGCTGCCGAACCTCCTCGGCAGCCTGGGCGTATTCCGGTTCCGCCGGCGAGGGTAG
- a CDS encoding homoserine O-acetyltransferase, with protein sequence MNAMAIGSVGEVAPQRAGFLEPLILKGGRTLASYELVYETYGKLNADRSNAVLVCHALSGNHHVAGWHADSPKKPGWWDNMVGPGKAIDTDRFFVIGVNNLGGCHGSTGPASIDRATGQPYGAAFPLVTVEDWVASQARLMDRLGIERLAAAMGGSLGGMQALQWTLDFPDRIRHALVIAAAPKLSTQNIGFNDVARQAIVSDPDFHGGNFYAMKTFPARGLRLARMLGHITYLSEDLLGEKFGREIKGDDYGFNYEVEFEIESYLRHQGDKFAQVFDANTYLIMTKALDYFDPARETGGDFARAMAPAKAGFLVVSFTSDWRFPPERSRQIVQALVKGGKHVTYAEIDAPHGHDAFLLDNAHYHRLVAAYLDNVAQEVGAGRRERTLIVGGTELEEMKGYSGRVKP encoded by the coding sequence ATGAATGCAATGGCCATCGGCTCGGTGGGTGAGGTGGCTCCCCAGCGAGCGGGGTTCCTCGAGCCCCTGATCCTCAAGGGCGGGCGCACGCTTGCCTCCTACGAGCTCGTCTACGAAACCTACGGGAAGCTGAACGCCGACCGCTCCAATGCCGTGCTCGTCTGCCACGCGCTCTCGGGCAACCACCACGTCGCCGGCTGGCACGCCGACAGCCCGAAGAAGCCCGGCTGGTGGGACAACATGGTGGGGCCCGGCAAGGCGATCGACACCGACCGCTTCTTCGTGATCGGCGTGAACAACCTCGGCGGCTGCCACGGATCGACGGGGCCCGCCTCCATCGATCGCGCCACGGGCCAGCCCTACGGCGCGGCCTTTCCGCTCGTCACGGTGGAAGACTGGGTCGCATCGCAAGCGCGGCTCATGGACCGGCTCGGCATCGAGCGGCTAGCGGCGGCCATGGGCGGCTCGCTGGGCGGCATGCAGGCGCTGCAATGGACGCTCGATTTTCCGGATCGCATCCGCCACGCCCTCGTGATCGCGGCCGCGCCCAAGCTTTCCACGCAGAACATCGGGTTCAACGACGTGGCGCGGCAGGCGATCGTGTCGGACCCCGATTTTCACGGCGGCAACTTCTACGCGATGAAAACCTTCCCCGCGCGCGGGCTCAGGCTCGCGCGCATGCTCGGTCACATCACCTACCTGTCCGAGGACCTGCTGGGGGAGAAGTTCGGCCGCGAGATCAAGGGCGACGACTACGGGTTCAACTACGAGGTGGAATTCGAGATCGAGTCGTACCTGCGCCACCAGGGCGACAAGTTCGCGCAGGTGTTCGACGCGAACACCTACCTCATCATGACCAAGGCGCTCGACTACTTCGACCCGGCGCGCGAGACCGGCGGCGACTTTGCAAGAGCCATGGCGCCGGCGAAGGCGGGCTTCCTCGTGGTCTCGTTCACGAGCGACTGGCGCTTTCCCCCGGAGCGCTCGCGCCAGATCGTGCAGGCGCTGGTCAAGGGCGGCAAGCACGTCACCTACGCGGAGATCGACGCGCCGCACGGCCACGACGCATTCCTGCTCGACAACGCGCACTACCACCGGCTGGTGGCGGCCTACCTGGACAACGTGGCGCAGGAAGTCGGGGCGGGCCGGCGCGAGCGCACCCTCATCGTCGGCGGCACGGAGCTGGAGGAAATGAAGGGCTATTCCGGGCGGGTGAAACCATGA
- a CDS encoding porin family protein, whose product MKSLTTALVLAAGLAAAPAFAQSWYFGAGVGVGNLNKSGTDLTGLYNASVDDSDTTYTIRGGYKFSPNIAVELGYYDLGNYSFSGRLAPTSTTEISGSAKAKSWGISVVGIAPIHESFDVYARIGIEQSELKANANSATLTANDSDKQTGATYGVGAHYYFNKQWGLFGEWMKNDKINVDSYLIGADFRF is encoded by the coding sequence ATGAAGAGCCTCACCACTGCACTTGTCCTTGCCGCCGGTCTCGCGGCTGCCCCCGCGTTTGCGCAGAGCTGGTACTTCGGCGCCGGTGTCGGCGTCGGCAACCTCAACAAGAGCGGCACCGACCTCACGGGCCTCTACAACGCAAGCGTCGACGACAGCGACACGACCTATACCATTCGCGGCGGCTACAAGTTCTCGCCCAACATCGCCGTGGAACTGGGCTACTACGATCTCGGCAATTACAGCTTCTCGGGCAGGCTGGCCCCGACGAGCACGACGGAGATCTCCGGCTCGGCCAAGGCCAAGTCGTGGGGGATTTCCGTGGTCGGAATCGCGCCGATCCACGAATCCTTCGACGTCTACGCCCGCATCGGCATCGAGCAGTCCGAACTGAAAGCCAACGCCAACTCGGCCACCCTGACGGCCAACGACTCCGACAAGCAGACCGGGGCCACGTACGGCGTCGGCGCGCACTACTACTTCAACAAGCAGTGGGGCCTGTTCGGCGAATGGATGAAGAACGACAAGATCAACGTCGACAGCTACCTCATCGGCGCCGATTTCAGGTTCTAG
- a CDS encoding DUF3300 domain-containing protein, with the protein MHPFQAVPKVLFALTFLAAPLVTLAQSPPPTAAAAAPAAKSFSQQDLDQILAPIALYPDALIAQILMASTYPLEVVEAARWSAANPKVTDKALEAAMEKQPWDPAVKALTAVPQVLKQMNDNLSLTQKLGDAFLGDQAAVLATVQNLRAKAQAAGNLKSTPEQNVKTEQEAGKTVYIIESAKPETVYVPAYNPATIYGPWWYPSYPPYYMYPPGYAYAPGLAFATGVIVGAAIWGNCNWRGGNVNVNVNNYNRYNKANISNGNWNHNVDHRKGVSYRDNATAQKYNRGGDAKAAQSRDQFRGRAEQGRSEMGSMDKSQLQNRSQQADRGSAGDRASAGDRASAGDRSSAGNRASTADRSGGGSASRGSGDGGGGFSGAGSGSSTRQASSRGSSSRASSGGGGGGGRSGGGGGGRGGGGGGRR; encoded by the coding sequence ATGCACCCCTTCCAAGCTGTTCCGAAAGTCCTGTTTGCCCTGACCTTCCTGGCCGCGCCATTGGTCACGCTGGCGCAATCGCCGCCGCCGACCGCAGCGGCTGCCGCGCCGGCCGCGAAATCCTTCTCGCAGCAGGACCTCGACCAGATCCTTGCGCCGATCGCGTTGTACCCCGACGCCCTCATCGCGCAGATCCTCATGGCCTCTACCTACCCGCTGGAAGTGGTGGAAGCTGCGCGCTGGTCCGCGGCGAACCCGAAGGTGACGGACAAGGCGCTGGAAGCGGCGATGGAGAAGCAGCCTTGGGATCCGGCCGTGAAGGCGCTGACTGCCGTGCCGCAGGTGCTCAAGCAGATGAACGACAACCTTTCCCTCACGCAGAAACTGGGCGACGCCTTCCTGGGCGATCAGGCCGCGGTGCTGGCTACCGTCCAGAACCTGCGTGCCAAGGCCCAGGCGGCGGGCAACCTCAAATCGACGCCGGAGCAGAACGTGAAGACTGAGCAGGAGGCGGGCAAGACCGTCTACATCATCGAGTCGGCGAAGCCGGAAACGGTGTACGTGCCGGCCTACAACCCGGCCACGATCTACGGCCCGTGGTGGTACCCCTCCTATCCGCCCTATTACATGTACCCGCCGGGCTACGCCTATGCGCCGGGCCTCGCGTTCGCCACGGGCGTCATCGTCGGCGCCGCGATCTGGGGCAACTGCAACTGGCGTGGCGGCAACGTCAACGTGAACGTCAACAACTACAACCGCTACAACAAGGCGAACATCAGCAACGGCAACTGGAACCACAACGTCGACCACCGCAAGGGCGTGTCGTACCGGGACAACGCCACGGCACAGAAATACAACCGGGGCGGCGACGCGAAGGCGGCGCAATCGCGCGACCAGTTCCGCGGCCGCGCCGAGCAGGGGCGCTCCGAGATGGGCAGCATGGACAAGAGTCAACTGCAGAATCGCTCGCAGCAGGCTGATCGGGGATCGGCGGGAGATCGCGCCTCGGCAGGCGATCGGGCATCGGCGGGCGATCGGTCCTCCGCGGGCAATCGCGCCTCGACGGCGGACCGTTCCGGCGGCGGGAGCGCGTCGCGGGGAAGCGGCGATGGCGGCGGCGGATTTTCGGGCGCGGGCAGCGGATCGTCGACGCGTCAGGCCAGCTCGCGCGGCAGCAGCAGCCGGGCATCTTCGGGTGGTGGCGGCGGCGGCGGGCGCAGCGGCGGGGGTGGCGGCGGGCGTGGCGGCGGTGGCGGCGGGCGTCGCTAG
- a CDS encoding DUF2950 domain-containing protein, with amino-acid sequence MAAAIAGAMLAAAGPGAFAQEKKAPAASTASKAAAQKTFATPEDAAKALADAVRAGSTDALLAVVGPKSKSWLFTGDDVADKAEWAKFLACYDKKNSIAKQGEAKAVLNCGGDDWPFPAPLAKKGDKWSFDAEAGHEEIANRRVGRNELNAIQAMLAIVDAQREYAATDADGNGTSDYAARFTSTPGKKDGLYWATKDGEKPSPLGPIAAKAVSEGYGAKTRAGKPEAFHGYYYRMLTSQGKDAPGGAFDYVVKGKMWGGFAVVAYPASYGNSGVKSFIVSHDGVVYEKDLGPSSASAAGKMKAFNPDKTWSKAQ; translated from the coding sequence ATGGCCGCGGCGATCGCCGGTGCGATGCTCGCGGCGGCAGGACCCGGGGCCTTCGCCCAGGAGAAGAAGGCGCCCGCGGCAAGCACTGCTTCCAAGGCGGCTGCACAGAAGACGTTTGCAACGCCGGAGGATGCGGCGAAGGCCCTTGCGGATGCCGTGCGCGCCGGGAGCACGGACGCGTTGCTCGCGGTGGTGGGGCCGAAATCGAAGAGCTGGCTCTTCACGGGCGACGACGTCGCGGACAAGGCGGAATGGGCGAAATTCCTCGCCTGCTACGACAAGAAGAATTCCATCGCGAAGCAGGGGGAGGCGAAGGCGGTGCTCAATTGCGGCGGCGACGACTGGCCGTTCCCCGCGCCGCTGGCGAAGAAGGGCGACAAGTGGTCCTTCGATGCCGAGGCAGGGCACGAGGAGATCGCGAATCGCCGCGTCGGCCGCAACGAGCTCAACGCGATCCAGGCGATGCTCGCGATCGTGGATGCGCAGCGTGAGTACGCGGCGACCGATGCCGACGGCAACGGGACGTCCGACTACGCAGCGCGGTTCACTTCCACTCCCGGAAAGAAGGACGGGTTGTACTGGGCGACGAAGGACGGAGAGAAGCCCAGCCCGCTCGGGCCGATCGCCGCAAAGGCAGTCAGTGAGGGTTACGGCGCGAAGACGCGGGCCGGCAAGCCGGAGGCCTTTCATGGCTACTACTACCGCATGCTGACTTCGCAGGGCAAGGATGCGCCCGGCGGCGCGTTCGACTACGTGGTCAAGGGAAAGATGTGGGGCGGTTTCGCCGTCGTCGCGTATCCCGCGTCGTACGGCAATTCCGGGGTCAAGTCCTTCATCGTGAGCCACGACGGGGTCGTGTACGAGAAGGATCTCGGCCCGTCCTCGGCGTCGGCAGCCGGAAAGATGAAAGCCTTCAATCCGGACAAGACCTGGAGCAAGGCGCAGTAG
- a CDS encoding DASS family sodium-coupled anion symporter — protein MIPAGKLLKGALPFAIAIGIWLVPVPAGLTAQAWHLFAVFVAAISSVLVGAFPLLTAAMIAVAAVILTGTIDAAKAYSGFANASVLLVVVAFIVAQAVVKSGLGRRISLFMVSRFGGSSLGLAYSIVMTDAFIAPAFPSNTARAGVLFPIVLSVAQGAGSVPGDENKRRLGGYLMFCCMASLAVSSALWMTATSANPIGVQIAKQFGLEIGFGSWLLASCVPAIATIAMLPWVVSKLFAPRVGKTPEAPKAAKVELAGMGPMSRAERITAVVFVIMVVGWVAADSLKLNVTSIAFAGLGTLLLAGVLTLDDIAAMGDTLATFLWLAVLFALSGQLNELGFMSYAGERLASHLGGLSWPVTYVTLIVLYVAIHYLFVSQSSQVLALLGVFLDVGARGGVPVPLMAFGLLFASSYFSVITPQGGSQNIIFAASGYLTQGELYRLGLSITLVFMAVFLLVGTPWVLFVTG, from the coding sequence ATGATTCCGGCCGGCAAGCTGCTCAAGGGCGCTCTGCCCTTCGCGATCGCGATCGGCATCTGGCTGGTTCCCGTGCCGGCCGGCCTCACCGCCCAGGCCTGGCACCTCTTCGCCGTGTTCGTCGCGGCGATTTCGTCCGTGCTCGTGGGGGCCTTCCCGCTGCTCACCGCGGCGATGATCGCGGTGGCGGCCGTCATCCTCACCGGCACCATCGACGCGGCAAAGGCCTACTCCGGCTTCGCCAACGCGAGCGTCCTGCTCGTCGTCGTCGCCTTCATCGTGGCGCAGGCCGTGGTGAAGTCCGGGCTCGGGCGGCGCATCAGCCTGTTCATGGTGAGCCGCTTCGGGGGCTCGTCCCTGGGGCTTGCCTACAGCATCGTCATGACCGACGCATTCATTGCACCGGCATTTCCGAGCAACACGGCGCGCGCAGGGGTGCTGTTCCCCATCGTGCTTTCCGTCGCGCAGGGCGCGGGCTCGGTACCCGGCGACGAGAACAAGCGCCGCCTGGGCGGCTACCTCATGTTCTGCTGCATGGCGAGCCTTGCGGTCTCCTCCGCGCTCTGGATGACCGCCACCTCCGCCAACCCGATCGGCGTGCAGATCGCGAAGCAGTTCGGCCTGGAGATCGGTTTCGGCAGCTGGCTGCTCGCCTCCTGCGTGCCCGCCATCGCGACGATCGCGATGTTGCCATGGGTCGTGTCGAAGCTGTTTGCGCCACGGGTGGGAAAGACGCCCGAAGCGCCGAAGGCTGCCAAGGTTGAGCTCGCCGGCATGGGGCCGATGTCGCGCGCGGAGCGCATCACCGCCGTGGTGTTCGTGATCATGGTCGTCGGCTGGGTAGCGGCGGATTCCCTCAAGCTAAACGTCACCAGCATCGCCTTCGCGGGGCTGGGGACGCTCCTGCTCGCGGGCGTGCTCACCCTCGACGACATCGCCGCCATGGGCGACACGCTCGCCACCTTCCTCTGGCTCGCGGTCCTCTTCGCCCTGAGCGGCCAGTTGAACGAGCTGGGCTTCATGAGCTACGCCGGCGAGCGGCTCGCCTCGCACCTCGGGGGCCTTTCGTGGCCAGTCACCTACGTGACCCTGATCGTGCTCTATGTGGCGATCCACTACCTGTTCGTGAGCCAGTCCTCGCAGGTGCTGGCATTGCTGGGCGTGTTCCTCGACGTGGGCGCGCGCGGCGGGGTGCCGGTGCCGCTGATGGCGTTCGGGCTCCTCTTCGCGAGCAGCTATTTCTCGGTGATCACGCCGCAGGGCGGGAGCCAGAACATCATCTTCGCGGCAAGCGGCTATCTCACGCAGGGCGAGCTCTATCGCCTGGGGCTCTCGATCACGCTCGTCTTCATGGCGGTGTTCCTGCTGGTGGGAACGCCGTGGGTGCTCTTCGTCACGGGCTGA